In Acaryochloris marina S15, a single genomic region encodes these proteins:
- a CDS encoding DUF3370 domain-containing protein produces the protein MSFFLSTLLLAQASTIAAAPEVLVPQEVRALPGKLDQFPVFNSNSPEIVKSEGILLSTFPESGKQFPEAHLNYALTGRFDVFAHHVTRIDSKKGKRPLYLGVLLHNPSSKPVKVLVLQANSYLSQSQAPFVDLPAHSADQGGNIYSGPGSRTAGEVLRRKRQAGWATNLVIPPGQSKMLVNLQLPPSNSRTTWLRLWTNGKLYAASMTRYARSPSKWKFQAPLLEDWKQTLAKGNLVSPRDKAPTPPDSDSEKFFYGRVAGVSKGSEWKATIANKPGADSLDIPKPGEAFSYAINTLDRGTLGTDQIQSAPMLVRYEDTAYKSHGNYGLRYKLDLPLKNNTDDPQKVTLSLQTPIKEDKLSDKGLRFLKSPGGPAFFRGTLKLSYTDGAGKSQRRFFHLVQRRGERGKALLTLPIPPKKKQLVNVEFLYPADSTPPQVLTIRTINPK, from the coding sequence ATGTCATTTTTCCTGTCTACCCTACTTCTCGCTCAAGCAAGTACGATTGCCGCCGCACCCGAAGTGCTTGTTCCCCAGGAAGTGAGGGCATTGCCGGGAAAACTGGATCAATTTCCTGTTTTTAATAGCAACAGCCCAGAAATTGTTAAATCTGAAGGGATTCTTCTCTCTACGTTTCCTGAGTCTGGTAAACAGTTCCCCGAAGCCCATTTGAACTATGCCTTGACCGGTCGGTTTGATGTATTTGCCCATCATGTCACCCGGATTGACTCTAAAAAGGGAAAGCGGCCCTTGTATTTGGGAGTATTGCTACATAATCCCTCCAGCAAGCCTGTAAAGGTGCTGGTTTTGCAAGCTAATAGCTATCTCAGTCAGTCCCAGGCCCCGTTTGTGGATCTTCCTGCCCACTCTGCAGATCAAGGCGGCAACATCTATTCGGGTCCCGGTAGTCGAACGGCGGGGGAAGTTCTCCGTCGCAAACGACAGGCTGGTTGGGCCACCAATCTGGTTATTCCGCCGGGTCAAAGCAAGATGCTGGTGAATTTGCAACTTCCCCCCAGCAATAGCCGCACCACTTGGCTACGGTTATGGACCAACGGCAAGCTCTATGCTGCCAGCATGACCCGTTATGCTCGATCTCCATCGAAATGGAAATTTCAGGCCCCGCTTTTAGAAGACTGGAAGCAAACCTTGGCTAAGGGAAACTTGGTCAGTCCAAGGGATAAAGCTCCGACTCCTCCCGACTCTGATTCGGAAAAATTCTTTTATGGGCGGGTTGCCGGGGTATCCAAAGGCTCGGAATGGAAGGCAACGATTGCCAATAAGCCTGGAGCAGATAGCTTAGATATTCCTAAGCCGGGTGAAGCATTTTCCTATGCGATCAATACCCTAGATCGCGGCACCTTAGGCACGGATCAAATCCAAAGTGCCCCCATGTTGGTTCGGTATGAAGATACTGCTTACAAATCCCACGGCAATTATGGGTTGCGGTACAAGCTGGACTTACCCCTCAAGAACAACACCGATGATCCACAAAAGGTGACCCTGTCCCTGCAAACACCGATCAAGGAAGATAAGCTGTCTGACAAGGGCTTGCGCTTTTTAAAATCTCCTGGTGGCCCTGCTTTTTTTCGAGGGACGCTGAAGCTGAGTTATACCGATGGTGCAGGCAAGTCCCAAAGACGCTTTTTCCACTTAGTGCAGCGCCGGGGAGAGCGGGGCAAAGCGTTACTGACCTTACCGATTCCGCCCAAGAAAAAGCAATTGGTGAATGTTGAATTTCTCTATCCCGCTGATTCTACGCCACCCCAAGTCTTGACGATCAGAACGATCAATCCTAAATAG